One Bythopirellula goksoeyrii genomic window, TCGTCCGCGGGCAATTGGTCATCTTGAACGAAGTCCCTCACCATTATCGTGAAGGATCGCGATGCATTAACGATGCCGCCCCAAATCTTCCGAGCCTCCCACAAGCGATCGTAAGAAGCGTTGTTCTTGAAGCCGACAATAAAAGCAACAGCCGTACCAACCACGCTGAGCGGAAGCCACGGCACGTGTAGCCAAGTCAGTCCAAGGATGTCGTACAGAAAAACCGGGACAAGCGCCAGTAACAGGAAGCCAATAATATGCCCCCGCGTCCAGCGAAGCATCTTGCTGATTGGTACAGTTTTTCTAATGTACATAAGTGAATCCGTGACTGCTTGAATGAACCCAGCTCACTAGCCGGATTAAAAGTCGATTAGAGTGACGTGCGCTAGGTGAGACAAAGAGCATGTTTACGCGGCGGAAAGCCTGTCAAGTTCATACGTAACACCTTCGACAAGTTGTATCCTTTGCTTCGCGAATGCGGCGGTGCCTGCGTCCTGGGTGGCAATGATGATCGTTTGTCCGTTCCTGTGAAAATCACTGAGATAGCTCATCACTTGCTGGCCCGTTCCCGAATCGAGGTTCCGCGTCGGTTCGTCCGCAAGTATTACCTGCGGATCGTTCGCTAATGTGCGGGCCAGAGCGACCCGCTGTTGTTGGCCTGGGCTCAGTTCCGATGGCAGGTGGTCCGCTCGATCGGATAGCCCCACTCGTTCGAGAAGTTGGAGACCACGTTCTCGTTGCTCTTCCTCTGGCTTGCCAGAGAGCATTAGCGGAATCTGGACGTTCTCACAGGCCGACAGCCATGTCACGAGATTGACGGACTGAAAGACGAAGCCTATTTTATCGCTTCGCAGTTTGGTTCGTTCGTCAATCGACATTCCGTACAATGAGCGGTCCCCAAACAAGACGATGCCCGATGACGGAGCCAGCAACCCACCCAGAATCGACAGCAATGTCGTCTTGCCACTGCCGCTGGGTCCGACTATTGCAATGTAGTCATTGTCGGATACTTCAAGATTGCAGTTATCGAGTGCGGTCGCGACGTTGTGGCGACGCTTGTAGGTTTGAGTAACTGATTGAAGTTGGTACATGGGGAGACCCTTTCGCTATTGTGTTTCCTAGGATTTCAGCCGCGCTGGTGGCTGTGGCCTGCTTCATTAAGAAGCAGGCAAGGATCAACGACAGCTGCAAATGTGGCGGGCAGAAAGCTGGCGGCGATAGTAACTGTGACTGCATAGACGATGCCAACGAATAAAAGATGCGGCATTGGCTGAACAGAAACGCCTAACAGTTGTTGTCCTACGACCGCGGCGAGGGCGGTGCCCACAACGAACCCTCCTAGTCCTCCGGCCAAACCAAGCAGCGTTGCCTTGCCGAGGAACATTAGAATCACGAAACTGCGGCTGGCACCAAGTACCTTCAGCGTGCCGATTTCCTTCCGACGTTCGGTCACGTTGTGATACATACTGCGGGCGAGACTCATTCCTCCGACACTCAGCAGAATCGAGAGAGACACCCATAAAACGTCTGCCACCCGACCATTGACGGCGGCTAGTGCCTGCACTACTTGAGCGATGGTGATGATACGATACTCCGGAAGTTCGGCGGAAAGATTCGTCATCAAACTCTCAGCAGCGTCTTCGCAGCACGCCATGATCTCGATGGCGTTCACAACCGGCCCAGTACCGGACAGGTCCTGAACACTATGCAGGTGGGCGTATAAGCGGCTGTCGTCGATAGTACCTGTTGATGGGAGCACGGAGAGAACAGCAAAGGTTTCGCCGAGTACCGTTAGATCATCACCGACATTGACTCCCAATTGGGTAGCCAGATATTGCCCAAGAATCACTTCGCGTTCACCAAGTTCCTGGAGGTTCCTGCTCATGGCGAACGATTTCGGATAATTGGTTCCTGCATCGGCGTCAGCCTTTGTCCCACAGCAGCAATGGGCAGAGCCGACGGTGTTGATTGATCCAAGGTCTTGGCGATCTGACTTCGCGTGCAACTCGGATTGCGGGAGAATGCCTGTGAATAGGACGGGCACTGAATCGACATCCGATACCACGCTGAGAATTGGGGCAACGTTCTTTACTCCCGGCATTTTCGCCAGAGCCAGTCGCGAAGCATATTCGTCCGGCATCGTGTAGCCATGCACGTCGGCCGCGTAATAGTCCTGCAGGGTGACTGCTGGTGGCAACACCAACACGTTCGCTTTGAGGGATTCCATGTCCTCAGCGTTCTTCTGGTCGGAGGAGATCGTAATATTTCGACTCGCCACCATGGCCGTCACGCCTAGAGTGATCGCCAATAAACTGGGCAGCATTGACGATGGCCGCTTCCAAAGTTCTTTCCAAATCATTGATCGTAGTTTCATGGAATCCATCCCTAAGAAGATTGTTGAAGTGTTGTAAGTCACTTTCGCAATGTTGATAGAAAACAAATCGGAGTTAGATTATTTAACCAACTCTATATCTCAAGTAGAGACCCCCTCCATTGTTTCGCAGTTGGAATAGCTGTAAACTTGTTCGAGTGGAAGATATCTATGTAGCTGCGGTACGTAAACAGATACCTGCCCCGTCTCGAAGCAGTAGATCCAGCCGTGTAGTTTCAGCTCATGACGCGATAAAGCTGCTGCTACGGATGGATGCGTTCTAAGATTTTGCAATTGTACGATTACATTCTCCTCTGCAGCTTTGGTCACGCGCTCTTGATCATTCACGAGTTGATTATAGTTTTGATGAATGATGCGCAAGGTCGCTTCCGCATTAGCCAACCAGGCATGTACCGTTGGTGAATCACCACACTTTTCAGGATGGATGAGGCTGGTCATTGCCCCGCAATATGAGTGGCCGCAAATGATAATATCTGGCACTTTTAACGTAGCTACTGCATACTCGATCGTAGCTGCCTCTCCGCCATGAGCACTTCCAAAGGGCGGAACGAGATTACCGGCGTTTCGCAGAATGAACAATTCTCCTGGCCCTGTCTGCGTCAACAGGCTTGGGTGAATCTGCGAATCGGAACACGTAATGACAAGGGCTAACGGCTGTTGTCCCAACGTGAGCCGATGAAATACGTTCTGGTAATGACTGAAAATGTTCCTCTGGAAATAATCGATTCCATCGATAAGTTTTTGCATTGTCAATATCCTCCTGAAATGTGTTTCGTATTCTTACAATCTCTTATATGAACAATGAGTTTCAAGAAACTCTTAGAGCCTATTCCCAACACTTCCCGAAACGCTGCGATTACAGTGCTGACATTCGGTTCTGAGATATGTTCTTCGTCGGCTGCTTGGGTAGTGTTGAAGTATCCTTTAGATTGCCGTGGGACGGCGGAAGTTATACACATTCCGGCTCGCGGCGGAGATCTTCCGTGACATTCGATCATGCAAACTGTCGACCAGAGTGTCGAGCACTCCACCATAAACGATGACCTCGTCGATACCAGCCATGCTTAGCCACTGATCGAGCGCACTGGCTGGCTTAGGTGTATAGATCCAGACTGGCCGGCTCGAATCGACAAGTCGTAGTTTGGCGGACGTCAACCAAGAACTTTCATCAGGTTGTGTCGCACTGAGAAGTACCAGGTCCGGACTATTGCTAACTATCTGCCCTGCTAATTCAGTCGCATTTTCTGCCCTATAAATGACAAGACCTAGATGTTTCAAGAGAGAAGCAAGTGAGGCATACACTTCGTCACGAAACTCTGCTATTACAACTGAATTGATAGATCTGTTCGAACTTGCCTTTTGTGGACAAGTCGAATGCCAATTTCTGCTTTGGCGTGAGAAGCTCAGACTTCTAGCATTTCCTTCAAACTCGCGCAGGGAATTGTTAGAAATAAACATAATAAACTCCTTTTGAAACCTTTGTGTTTTGAAATCTTGGGACGTGATTGCTGTTTTCCACAGCTTTGGGAGATGATTGCCGCAGAACCGCATCGTTATTGGGATATGCAGATGCAGTTCTGTTGGCGAACTAGCGCAAGAAGCGGTCAACTGACGACTATTCTCGGAGCCATTCAGTAAGCCTAGCGCTTAGGCAATCAAATCAGCAGGCGGCACAAAAGAATGCATGCGTCTACCCGTGAATGGGAAATTACGAAAGAAGACAAGACAGAGGCGGCTCTCATCGGTTCTATTGTCATTTTCAGTTGCCAGAAGCAGCCGAAGGCGGCAAAGTCGGAGAGGGAGGACGAAGCTTGTCCAGACCGCGCCAGAGCAGTAAATGGTGTTTGATGGCATTGACAGCTGCAAGGCTGTTTATCATTCGGCTCACTTTTGCACTCGTTACCGCAGCATTTGCTGGCACATGCGGTACAACACAGTGATGCACCGGTTGCTGTGGTCGAGATTCTGCAGCTACTCGTGTCTCGACATCCTGAGCAGAGGCACTGTCCAGCAAGAGTTGCTGGGCACGGCATCCACAAGGCGAGGCAGACTGCCACGACGTTTCGAATTCTTCTGGCTCGATAAAACATACTGACGCTCAGATAGTGCCACGTAAAAAGTCGATTAATACAACTATCGACTAACATTACAAAGTCGCATGATCAAAAACATCTCTTCCTAAAAGCACACATTGATTGCTATCACGTATTCTAGATGTGCTCCTCATATAATAACTCGACGGAGTGACTCAGTGTTTGTGCCCTTCATGAGAGGCCTCTCCATGGTCGTGGTGAATCTCTCCACGATATTGTTTTCCACCGATTTCCACAGCAAGTTGTGCTTTTACATCTTCATGGTCGAGATCTTCGGCAAGTTCCTCTTCAGTTGAAGCAAACCGTGACGACTTGCCAGCCGGGTCGCTCGACTGTGGGCTGGCTTTCAGTGCAAACTGCTCAGCTTTTCCGTCGTGGCTTAGATTCACCAATATTTCAGTTGCATAAAGTGGCACGAGTTTCTTTGCAGCCGAGTCGAGAAGATAAACCGTCACCGTGTGGGTCGCATCGTCATGAACTATTTCCGCATGATATTCCTCATTGCCAAGCTCAACCAGGCTACCACCATGAGGGCCTTCGCTGGGATGGGCATGGTCGTCGTGCCCCGTTGCCACCGTGGCGGGTGGGCCTGCGGTCTGCGTACCATGAGACGCGGTTGATGGCTGAGACGAGTCGCTACCGCAACCAATTATTCCAACTGCAACAACGATGCAAAAGGGAATTTCTAACAAAGTGTATTGTAGGTTCATGATTAAACTCCTTCTGAAAATGAGTACAACTGTTTGACGTGAACTTTCGAATTCTGTTGAATGGGACTCTGCGGTAAGATCTCACGAAATGCCCTGTTATCTCAGTCCTCATGATTGGCTTCAAAGCCAGCCTTAGTAAGCCATTGTTGCCAATACTCAGCGTCTTCGTGTGTAGAGAGCTCTAAGTGCTTCCAATCAACACAACGAATTTGAATGCCTGGCTGACCAGTCTGCTGAGGTTCCTGCACTTCACATCCTAACCCCTTGGCAATCGCCAACAGTTCCTGCGAATCTAATTCGGGTTCAGGTTGCAATGTGGCCCAATTAGAAAGTCGGAACATTACTTCTTCATGTTCTTCACCGTGCTTGTTCTCGTCGTGATCATGTCCGTGCTCTTCGGTGTGGCCTGCTTCATGCTCAGCCTCATGGCCATGGAGCGTAGTAAAGCCAGCAGCCGTGAGCCATTCTTCCCACTGGTGTGCCAGTTCATCGCTGGCAACCGTCAAGGACTTCCACTTGGGACAAAGATAGGTAACAGCATCGTGTCCATTAGTTCCGGCGGGAGAGACTTCGCAGCCCAGGTTGCGGACTGCATCTAAGTGTTCACGGGCCTTTTGTTGATTGTCGAATTCCAACGTCATACTTTCCGGCAAACGATACGCAATCACAAATTCTTCATCCTGATGGGCGGACGATTGTGCATAGGCATTCGTTGATGCTATACCAAGCACAAGTGCTCCAAGTAGCATGGGATACTTCATTCTTTTTTCCTCCTTGTTTGGATTGCAGAACTCATATACAAATTGCCCAAGTCTGAGACGCCAGCCTTAGGTAAACTCTTCTTCTACTTCAAGAGCTATACGCTCCTGACCAGCCGCCACTACGCGGCGTGCAGAACCGATGCCTGTAGTCCAGAATAAAGCTGGACGCACGAGGAACTCCAACAGCGTACTGGATACCAGTCCGCCGATGATGACCGTGGCTACCGGGTACAAAATCTCTTTACCCGGCTCACCAGCGGCGAGGGCCAGCGGTACCAGTCCGATGCCCGAAGTGAGAGCTGTCATCAGTACCGGTGCTAAGCGATCCTTGCCGGCTCGAACTACCATCTCGCGTGTCCAGTCCTCCCCTTCGTACTTGACCAAATGCAGATAGTGGTTGATCAGCAGGATTCCATTGCGAGAGGCAATACCACAAAGCGAAATAAAGCCGACCATGCTTGCCACACTCAGCGTCTGCCCGGTGAGATATATCGACGCCACGCTACCAATGAAAGCCATGGGGAGCGCGACCATCACCTGTAAAGCAAGGTTTGCCGAATGAAACATTTTGTAGAGCACCAGGAACATACCGACTAGCGATACGACAAAGAGGATACCGATCAAACGCGATGCCGACTGCTGGCTTTCGAACTGTCCGCTATACTCGACGAAATAGCCTGATGGCAATTCAGCGACAATCGGCTGGAGTCGCTCCTTAATATCTCCCACAACGTCGACGAGTCCGCGTCCAGAAACATTGCATTGCACGACAATTCGGCGTCGCACTTGCTCGCGATTGACTGTGTTTGGACCGCCGGCTTTGTACACCCGGGCAACATCTTCTAGCTTCACGCTACCACCACCAGGTAAATCTATTTGAAGTCGCTTAAGGGCATTCAGGTCTTCTCGAAACTCTTCCCCCATTCGGACCATGAGATCGAAGGTTCGTTGTCCGTCGAGCACCTGAGAAACAACCTCACCTTGCATCGCGGTCTCAACGAATTCATTGACGTCACTGCGGCGGAGTCCGAACGCCTTGAGTTTTTGGCCATCTGCTTCAATTCTTAGTTGGGGAATGATCACCTGTTGTTCGACCTGCAAGTCGCGGATGCCCTCGATATCCGCAATAGCGGCCTGCATACCTTGCGCCTGACGGCGCAGCTCGTCCAGATCATCTCCAAAGAGCTTTATGGCAACTTGAGCCTTCACGCCTGAGAGCATGTGAGAAATCAGGTGCGCCAAGGGCTGTTCTACCGCAGTCACGATGCCGGGGATGTCCGCCAAGGCTTCGCTGATTTCTTCAATGACTTCTTCTCGCGAACGCTCGGTATTAGGGTTCACGGTCGCCACGAACTCTGTGACGTTGACTCCCTCGGCATGCTCATCGAGTTCGGCACGCCCGGTCTTCCGGACAAAGGCCGTCAAATCGTCGAGCTGGCTGAGACGCTCTTCCACACGTACCGCGACTTGATTCGAAGTGGCCAGAGAAGTACCGGGTGGCAAGAGCACATTGATCTGAACGGCCCCCTCATTGAAAGGGGGTAAAAAATCGCTCTCTAGTCGCAAGAGAGCCCAGCCTGAAATTGCTACCGCAATCATCGCTGTTGCAAGGATTGGCCATGCCAATCTCAAACTGATCCGAATGACCATGCCGGCGATTACTTTCAACCAGCGAAGAAGGAAACCGTCTCTTTCTTCGCCAGCAGTACTCGATCCACTCAGTAGCCAGTAGCTCAGTACAGGTGTTACCGTCAACGATACTAAGAGGGAAGATGCGATCGAGACCAAATAAGAGATGCCAAGTGGCGTAAAGAGTCTGCCTTCCATCCCAGAGAGGGCGAAGAGTGGCACGAATACTAGCATGACGATTACAGTGCCGTAAACAATCGAGTTGCGAATCTCAACACTTGCCTGAAATACCACCAAGAGTGGATTCTGAGGGGATTGCAATTGACGGTTCTCACGCAAGCGCCGGAATATATTTTCGACGTCAACGATGGCATCATCGACTAATTCACCAATGGCGACTGCCAATCCCCCTAACGTCATCGTATTGACGGAAAGTCCAAACGCCGCGAACACCATCGCCGTGATCACGATAGAGAGTGGAATTGCTGTGAGAGTGATCAGCGTGGTGCGGAGGTTCATTAGAAACAGAAAAAGGATGATGACGACCAAAATGGCACCATCGCGCAGTGCTTCCACGACGTTTTCAATTGCCAGATCGATGAACTCTTTTTGCTGGTACAATTCAGGAAGGATCCGGACGTCCGCCGGGAGAGAAGCTTGCATCTCCTCCAGAGCTGCAGTGACCCTATTGGTTACCTCGCGAGTGTCTCCTTGTGGCTGTTTTAAGATGGTGAGTACAACCGCTGTTCCACCGGTCATCTCGCCTTGCTCGTTACGGGCGTAGGCGGAACTATCGCCCCGCTTCACTTGCGCCCCTTCGACGATCCGGGCCACCTGCGAAAGCGTCACTGACTGCCGCTCCCGTTGTTTGACGACAACGTCGCCAATCTCCTCCACTGTTTTCACGCGACCGAGTGAGCGCACCAAATACTCGTTCGGGCCTTGTTCGTCCAGGTAGCCACCTGCCGTGTTTTGATTACTTTGTTGTAGGGCCGTTTTTACTTCGTGCAGGGAAACTCCGAACCGCAATAACATGTCCGGATCTACCAACACCTGAAACTGCTTGCGATCCCCCCCCATGACGATCACTTGGGAAACTCCTGGAATTGTCAGAAGTCGTTGACGCACAACCCAGTCGGCCAAAGTCCTCAGTTGAATCGGAGTAGTATCACCCTCAGCGGTCATGCCGATCATCATGATTTGACCCATGATCGACGAAATGGGCATCAATTGAGGTTTAGCTCCGGGTGGCAATGTATCGGTTGCGATGGCCAAACGTTCAGCCACGATCTGTCTGTCGTTGTAGATGTCCGTCCCCCAATCGAATTCGACGTAAACGACCGACAATCCGATACCTGAGGAGGTCCGAACCGCCTGAACACCTGTGGCACCGTTGAGTACCGTCTCAATCGGGAACGTAATAAGCGTTTCCACTTCTTCGGGGGCCATCCCGGAGGCCTCCGTCATAACCACCACACGAGGACGGTTGAGATTGGGGAAGACGTCGATGGGAAGCTGCAAGGCTTGCCAGCCACCATAGCCCAAGAGAAACAGCGCAGCCGCAATGACCAGAAGGCGGTTCAGCAGCGCGAAGCGAATGATTCCATTTAGCATAGGGACGTGTTGGGGGTTGAGATTTTAGGGGGAATGCTTTTCGAACGTTTTTCGAGTGATGAACTTAGATCACTTAGCATGCGTGCCAATTCTTCGCACAATGCGTACACAGTAGCGAACGTGGTTAGCGATACCAGATCTCGCCGACGTACCACTTCTAATAGTGAAATAGTCTTCATGAGGCTGCCATATGCCACCGAAACAAAGTGAGCAAAATCATTGTTTGTTACTCTTTCGCAACCCACTGCAATGTTGGTTGGGATGGAGACGACTGCTTCGTACAGGTGGCTCGACAATCCATACATCTCATCATGGGGAAGGTTTTCGATCACTTGGTAAATTACATCTGTCAGTTCGATGGACTTCGTCCACACGTCAAGTTTTTCAAAAGTGAACATAATCGGATGCTCTCTAACTTTTGTACAGTTCGTGTTTCTCAACACTCGACTCTCCCGCCTAATGGTTGTGACCTGCGTGAGGATCGATGCCGCCCCCCGCTTTGTTCTTAAGTGCTAAGTGCATCTGGTAAGCACCGTTGCCAGCGATTACATCCCCTTGGAAAAGCGCTCCATCATTTGCGACGACGACCGAGTCTTGATCCCGATAAAGTACCTGTACGGACACTTGATCGAAGTGGTCACCATTTTGCCGGTAGACATACGCTTCGGCCCCTTCATCGACTACGGCTGTCGTGGGCAATACCAACTGGTCTTTCCACGTCTCAACCGGTACTTTGAGCTGCATACGTTGGCCAGGCTTGTAAAACCATTCAACGAATCGTTTACCAGCCGATGTGGATTTATCGAGCGCAATTCTATTTTTAAGGCGTAGGTAAACCTTAAAGGCCCGTGTATCGGGGTCGATCTGATCGGCTACATAGAGCACCTCCAGATCAGAAATTTCAGCGCCGGGTGAATCGTTCACAAGTAAATTGGCCGTCACATGCCGGCCCTGTTCAGCGGCACGTCGGATTTGAGTTGCATCATCCTCGAAGGCCAATGCTTCGATGTGTAGTTCGCAATGATCGGCGAGCACTGCCAATTC contains:
- a CDS encoding efflux RND transporter permease subunit — encoded protein: MLNGIIRFALLNRLLVIAAALFLLGYGGWQALQLPIDVFPNLNRPRVVVMTEASGMAPEEVETLITFPIETVLNGATGVQAVRTSSGIGLSVVYVEFDWGTDIYNDRQIVAERLAIATDTLPPGAKPQLMPISSIMGQIMMIGMTAEGDTTPIQLRTLADWVVRQRLLTIPGVSQVIVMGGDRKQFQVLVDPDMLLRFGVSLHEVKTALQQSNQNTAGGYLDEQGPNEYLVRSLGRVKTVEEIGDVVVKQRERQSVTLSQVARIVEGAQVKRGDSSAYARNEQGEMTGGTAVVLTILKQPQGDTREVTNRVTAALEEMQASLPADVRILPELYQQKEFIDLAIENVVEALRDGAILVVIILFLFLMNLRTTLITLTAIPLSIVITAMVFAAFGLSVNTMTLGGLAVAIGELVDDAIVDVENIFRRLRENRQLQSPQNPLLVVFQASVEIRNSIVYGTVIVMLVFVPLFALSGMEGRLFTPLGISYLVSIASSLLVSLTVTPVLSYWLLSGSSTAGEERDGFLLRWLKVIAGMVIRISLRLAWPILATAMIAVAISGWALLRLESDFLPPFNEGAVQINVLLPPGTSLATSNQVAVRVEERLSQLDDLTAFVRKTGRAELDEHAEGVNVTEFVATVNPNTERSREEVIEEISEALADIPGIVTAVEQPLAHLISHMLSGVKAQVAIKLFGDDLDELRRQAQGMQAAIADIEGIRDLQVEQQVIIPQLRIEADGQKLKAFGLRRSDVNEFVETAMQGEVVSQVLDGQRTFDLMVRMGEEFREDLNALKRLQIDLPGGGSVKLEDVARVYKAGGPNTVNREQVRRRIVVQCNVSGRGLVDVVGDIKERLQPIVAELPSGYFVEYSGQFESQQSASRLIGILFVVSLVGMFLVLYKMFHSANLALQVMVALPMAFIGSVASIYLTGQTLSVASMVGFISLCGIASRNGILLINHYLHLVKYEGEDWTREMVVRAGKDRLAPVLMTALTSGIGLVPLALAAGEPGKEILYPVATVIIGGLVSSTLLEFLVRPALFWTTGIGSARRVVAAGQERIALEVEEEFT
- a CDS encoding four helix bundle protein, which codes for MFTFEKLDVWTKSIELTDVIYQVIENLPHDEMYGLSSHLYEAVVSIPTNIAVGCERVTNNDFAHFVSVAYGSLMKTISLLEVVRRRDLVSLTTFATVYALCEELARMLSDLSSSLEKRSKSIPPKISTPNTSLC
- a CDS encoding ABC transporter ATP-binding protein; this translates as MYQLQSVTQTYKRRHNVATALDNCNLEVSDNDYIAIVGPSGSGKTTLLSILGGLLAPSSGIVLFGDRSLYGMSIDERTKLRSDKIGFVFQSVNLVTWLSACENVQIPLMLSGKPEEEQRERGLQLLERVGLSDRADHLPSELSPGQQQRVALARTLANDPQVILADEPTRNLDSGTGQQVMSYLSDFHRNGQTIIIATQDAGTAAFAKQRIQLVEGVTYELDRLSAA
- a CDS encoding carbonic anhydrase, producing MQKLIDGIDYFQRNIFSHYQNVFHRLTLGQQPLALVITCSDSQIHPSLLTQTGPGELFILRNAGNLVPPFGSAHGGEAATIEYAVATLKVPDIIICGHSYCGAMTSLIHPEKCGDSPTVHAWLANAEATLRIIHQNYNQLVNDQERVTKAAEENVIVQLQNLRTHPSVAAALSRHELKLHGWIYCFETGQVSVYVPQLHRYLPLEQVYSYSNCETMEGVST
- a CDS encoding ABC transporter permease; protein product: MKLRSMIWKELWKRPSSMLPSLLAITLGVTAMVASRNITISSDQKNAEDMESLKANVLVLPPAVTLQDYYAADVHGYTMPDEYASRLALAKMPGVKNVAPILSVVSDVDSVPVLFTGILPQSELHAKSDRQDLGSINTVGSAHCCCGTKADADAGTNYPKSFAMSRNLQELGEREVILGQYLATQLGVNVGDDLTVLGETFAVLSVLPSTGTIDDSRLYAHLHSVQDLSGTGPVVNAIEIMACCEDAAESLMTNLSAELPEYRIITIAQVVQALAAVNGRVADVLWVSLSILLSVGGMSLARSMYHNVTERRKEIGTLKVLGASRSFVILMFLGKATLLGLAGGLGGFVVGTALAAVVGQQLLGVSVQPMPHLLFVGIVYAVTVTIAASFLPATFAAVVDPCLLLNEAGHSHQRG